The sequence TGGTTCTGTTAGTTGGGGTTCGAGTCCCTACGGGTCTGTTACCGATTTTTGTATCCTTTTTTTTAGATATGTTGAATTTTACAAAATGAGTATTGGAATGAAAGTAAAAAAAGAAAAAATTCTATTAATAGCTTTTTTAAGTGTTTTAGCATATATCATTATACATTTATTCAAATCTTTTTTAGGATTAGATAAATATTATCTTTGCATATTAAGATGTTCCGTTATATCTATTTTTATATTATATGCTTTTCTGAAAAAAGATTTAACAACTTGGATTTTATTATCCATTATCATAGGAATAGAAGTAGGATTAGATATACCAAAAATTGCTGTTGAACTAAGATTTCTATCTCAAATATTTTTGAGATTGATAAAAACTATTATTGCTCCAATATTATTTTCAACTTTAGTAGTTGGTATAGCAAGTCATTCTAATATTAAACAATTAGGTAGTATGGGATGGAAATCTTTACTATATTTTGAAGTGGTTACTACTTTAGCATTGTTTATAGGTCTTATTGCTATTAATATATCTCAAGCTGGTGTTGGTATTGTTATGCCTTCAGGAATTATAGAACAAAAATTACCAAAAGTAGAAAGTAGATCTTGGCAAGATACTATTATTCATGTATTTCCAGAAAATTTTATAAAGTCAATATATCATGGAGATGTATTACCTATCGTTGTATTTTCCGTTATATTCGGCATATCTATGGTTTTTTTAGAAGAAAAAAAAAGAAATCCAATATTACTATTTGCAGAAAGTCTTTCCGAGATTATGTTTAAATTTACTAAGATTATTATGTATTTTGCTCCT is a genomic window of Blattabacterium cuenoti containing:
- a CDS encoding dicarboxylate/amino acid:cation symporter; the protein is MSIGMKVKKEKILLIAFLSVLAYIIIHLFKSFLGLDKYYLCILRCSVISIFILYAFLKKDLTTWILLSIIIGIEVGLDIPKIAVELRFLSQIFLRLIKTIIAPILFSTLVVGIASHSNIKQLGSMGWKSLLYFEVVTTLALFIGLIAINISQAGVGIVMPSGIIEQKLPKVESRSWQDTIIHVFPENFIKSIYHGDVLPIVVFSVIFGISMVFLEEKKRNPILLFAESLSEIMFKFTKIIMYFAPIGVGSAIAYTVGHMGLDILYNLFQLLLTLYIALFIFLIVVLLPILLWIKVSLKGFIKALIEPVSLAFATTSSESALPLLMENLEKLGVPKKIIAFVIPTGYSFNLDGTTLYLSLATVFVAQASGIPLSFSQQIFIGLTLILTSKGVAGVPRASLVILLATVASFGLPTWPILAIIGIDELMDMARTTVNVIGNGLASCVIARSEGELDDKKMLDYVSNRENDL